One segment of Leptodactylus fuscus isolate aLepFus1 chromosome 7, aLepFus1.hap2, whole genome shotgun sequence DNA contains the following:
- the LOC142214641 gene encoding NACHT, LRR and PYD domains-containing protein 12-like, which produces MTVLEEITHTGDNLVEQIVLDKHGPNLSTEIKEIQRLHKNHLWKKNQLLVENKPPGSTFEKQSFNIFERYVKVVVISRNERKLEPKNELTTVGTQHEKYMYEKRTAQECILNNKLFRWCGQLGCEPHTVMVRGVPGVGKTTLMQKFVCDWVNRKLYQRFSFIFFFKFRKLNQLHKVNLEMLILQEYPHLENHLDIILQNPEELLFIFDGLDESVHQMDFWSNKLLSNVKQVDSLDLIVVSLVKQSLLPGCYVLMTSRPTKLASIGTGVFQRVFEIMGFFSKEREIYFQSFFENKEISDTIFKYVKENATLYTFCYLPSYCWIICTVLSRSFQTTSSDQQVTLLPRTVTQLFAIFVANILSNHSLDKSDAQKILQSIGWMAQHGVMNHKIIFDERDLGSFNVDTSSQLLSSFLNETDQPPNVNFSFLHLTVQEFFAALVHYMDFNQEKLQKSLKDAQHYDDNRGEIFLRFLCGLSDVSTGSILKRYLGALSTRTSEIIIEWLHKTIHETWRENEYKDDNRKLLSAFVYLFETRNTSLVLQSLGSHKSFDFSYVPLTPLDCSVFPFILESCIETEKLNLESCSIQNEGLGRLSRALHTIRDLSLRNNSLKDGDVHLICSVLSQPNCKIQRLCLSRCNLTDSSCSQLACPISKSPSLRTLDLSDNRLEGSRFRDLMTALSSPTCRIEELILSCDGRQMDTSSIQLASNISKNHSLRKLNLCGSKLVGPLFAELMDALSSPSCRIQELILKDTGLTDGACTRLAMVIGNTQCLRKLDLSYNNLAGPHFGDLMAALSSPTCGIEELQLESIRLTDEYVSSLLLLKKSKNLKYLDLNRNYIGDNKTRQIREEMNELQKYFVAKALANNYNLNGRVYGTGIHWNFTM; this is translated from the exons ATGACTGTCCTGGAAGAAATCACTCATACAG GCGATAACCTTGTAGAACAGATCGTATTGGATAAACATGGACCGAATTTGTCTACAGAGATAAAAG AAATCCAGAGGCTCCACAAAAACCACCTATGGAAGAAAAACCAGCTCTTGGTGGAAAATAAGCCACCTGGGTCCACCTTCGAGAAACAAAGCTTCAACATTTTTGAGCGTTATGTAAAGGTTGTTGTTATCTCTAGAAATGAACGAAAGTTAGAACCTAAAAATGAGCTCACAACGGTGGGGACACAACACGAGAAATACATGTATGAAAAAAGAACTGCCCAGGAATGTATACTTAACAACAAGCTATTCCGATGGTGTGGTCAGCTAGGATGTGAACCCCATACAGTGATGGTCAGGGGGGTTCCAGGCGTGGGAAAGACCACACTGATGCAAAAGTTTGTCTGTGACTGGGTCAATAGAAAACTTTATCAgagattttcttttatttttttcttcaaattccggAAGCTTAACCAACTTCATAAGGTCAACTTGGAGATGTTGATCCTTCAAGAATACCCACATTTGGAGAATCATCTTGATATCATCTTACAGAATCCAGAAGAGCTGCTTTTTATCTTTGATGGCTTGGATGAATCTGTTCACCAAATGGATTTCTGGTCAAATAAACTATTGAGCAACGTTAAGCAGGTGGACAGTCTTGATCTTATTGTGGTTAGTCTGGTGAAACAGTCGCTTCTCCCGGGCTGCTATGTGTTGATGACCAGTCGCCCAACCAAACTGGCATCAATAGGAACTGGAGTTTTCCAAAGGGTATTCGAAATCATGGGCTTCTTTTCCAAGGAAAGGGAAATTTATTTTCAATCGTTTTTCGAAAACAAGGAAATTTCTGATACAATTTTCAAATATGTGAAGGAGAATGCCACCTTGTACACGTTCTGTTACCTCCCGTCCTACTGTTGGATCATCTGTACTGTATTATCCAGGAGCTTCCAGACCACAAGTAGTGACCAGCAGGTGACATTATTACCCAGAACAGTGACACAACTCTTTGCCATATTTGTCGCCAACATTCTGTCCAATCACAGCCTGGATAAAAGTGACGCTCAGAAGATCCTGCAGTCCATTGGATGGATGGCACAACATGGAGTCATGAACCACAAGATTATATTCGATGAGCGAGATCTGGGCTCCTTCAATGTGGACACTTCTTCTCAGCTACTATCAAGTTTTTTAAACGAGACTGACCAACCTCCAAATGTGAACTTTTCGTTCCTACATCTTACGGTTCAGGAGTTCTTTGCAGCCTTGGTTCACTACATGGACTTTAACCAAGAGAAACTTCAGAAGTCCCTTAAGGACGCCCAACACTATGATGATAACCGTGGTGAAATATTTCTCCGTTTTCTCTGTGGCCTTTCAGATGTATCCACTGGGTCCATATTAAAGAGATATTTGGGAGCGTTGTCTACTAGAACTTCAGAGATCATCATTGAGTGGCTGCACAAGACCATCCATGAAACGTGGAGGGAGAACGAATACAAAGATGATAACAGAAAGCTCTTGTCAGCATTTGTCTATCTTTTTGAGACCCGAAACACGAGTCTTGTTTTGCAATCTTTGGGATCACACAAAAGTTTTGATTTTTCCTATGTCCCTTTGACTCCTTTAGACTGTAGCGTGTTTCCATTTATACTGGAATCCTGTATCGAGACAGAGAAGCTTAATCTAGAATCATGTAGTATTCAAAATGAGGGGCTAGGAAGACTTTCACGAGCCCTACATACTATAAGGGACCTCAG CCTTCGTAACAATAGTCTGAAGGATGGAGATGTTCACCTCATATGTTCTGTATTAAGTCAACCAAACTGCAAAATTCAGAGGCTGTG TCTGAGCCGATGTAACCTGACAGACAGCTCTTGTTCTCAGTTGGCCTGTCCAATAAGTAAAAGCCCTTCGCTCAGGACCCTCGATCTGTCTGATAATCGACTGGAGGGGTCTCGGTTTAGAGACTTGATGACAGCTTTGTCAAGCCCGACGTGCAGGATAGAGGAACTCAT ACTGAGCTGTGATGGCAGACAGATGGATACGTCCAGTATCCAATTAGCATCTAATATATCTAAAAATCATTCACTTCGGAAGCTTAACCTGTGCGGAAGTAAGCTGGTCGGCCCACTTTTTGCAGAGCTAATGGATGCCCTGTCCAGTCCATCGTGCAGGATACAGGAGTTGAT TTTGAAAGACACGGGCTTGACAGATGGGGCTTGTACACGACTGGCAATGGTGATAGGCAATACCCAGTGTCTGAGGAAGCTCGACCTTTCGTATAACAACCTAGCTGGTCCTCATTTTGGTGAtctgatggccgctctgtccagtccaacTTGCGGGATAGAGGAAttaca GCTGGAGAGTATCAGGCTGACAGATGAATACGTCTCATCACTCTTATTGCTGAAGAAAAGCAAGAACCTGAAATACCTGGATCTGAACCGCAATTATATCGGAGACAATAAAACCAGACAAATTAGGGAAGAAATG aATGAACTTCAAAAATATTTTGTCGCTAAGGCCTTAGCCAACAATTATAACCTCAATGGACGAGTTTATGGTACTGGGATCCATTGGAACTTTACCATGTAG